One region of Kazachstania africana CBS 2517 chromosome 3, complete genome genomic DNA includes:
- the PFF1 gene encoding Pff1p (similar to Saccharomyces cerevisiae YBR074W; ancestral locus Anc_3.295): protein MKILAALKSTFRYRKTNVSIFLITGYISIICLYLYDQFSYKYMLPSTDDENAVILLETAWKDLQNITFSYHPYTSRDNDRVHDYLLQRVEEIVKDTSFSDLYDDSKLQTSNLFRQQDVFNVSSPRSRIIYFESSNIVVKLQGRNPTLPGLLISAHFDSVPTSHGATDDGKGIVSMLALLSHFSSNQPERTIIFNFNNNEEFGLLGATVFLKNPWSKLVKYVLNLEGTGTGGKSVLFRTSNTLTASLYKNSVKNQPFGNSIFQQGFNERVIKSETDYKVYEEYGLIGWDIAFYKPRSLYHTTRDSIAYTSREALWHMLHTSLQLSEYLCGSAASFEDNSMKSASSPAVYFDFAGLFFFVCAASSLFIWNSTILIIFPAALCILYIIASKRHTLKPSRLIHWCKLPISVFFSALLVKYTQQVILISNRYVMSREFLSPLITLSTEFILANFVFLSIFEAISKVDDFKDIVISELAVVSWISLAFANYHLKLSGYLATDTYPATIAYISLMSCLMVKYLVLAFKRKSSPKYTSRSDTSTCYNTSASANVSQDENYYEDLPDSQNAARNGSHEEDERAPLLHQTVLEPSSAAASITSASRYDVYSSTNYEWLLQFIILLPFSTLIFQTILETLSAINQSIQESTNSFDLVSNTLNWTSISLLSFIILPFILKLNRYSVTLLITIWTIGLGRSILLDSFTFQSPLKVRFVQNLNGQVELTGPIEYLEKLIFDLPSFKNNMSNKIHCEPTNDDVTMGVCSYTGETPNLIDYEDNTKDLEVMSISVLHNDRDNENRSKYAPINAELEIKVLDNRACTMFFNSSFKDKDFSLVKKVTIFHDNNQTNKSDETFKWAKGINELQLHKLDFTQNHYRVGIQWFPKILADIEETNEDLMNESDGNDPLGVNIICYWGEYDSEVLVNGRGVRKIPAYDELLAYSPLHFSFTNKEKGLVIAEEYIEI, encoded by the coding sequence ATGAAGATCTTAGCCGCTTTAAAATCGACGTTCAGGTATAGGAAAACCAATGTCAGTATATTCCTAATAACCGGTTATATCTCAATAATATGCCTATACTTATATGACCAATtttcatataaatatatgtTACCGTCcactgatgatgaaaatgcGGTTATTTTACTCGAAACAGCTTGGAAGGaccttcaaaatatcacaTTTTCCTATCATCCATACACTTCGAGAGATAATGACAGGGTTCATGACTACCTGTTACAAAGAGTAGAAGAAATAGTAAAAGATACCTCCTTCAGTGATCTTTATGATGATTCTAAATTACAGACCTCAAACTTATTCCGACAGCAGGATGTTTTTAATGTATCTAGTCCAAGATCTAGgattatttattttgaatcatcaaatattgtaGTCAAATTACAAGGTAGAAACCCGACTCTTCCAGGATTGCTAATTTCAGCACATTTTGATTCCGTCCCAACATCTCATGGGGCTACGGATGATGGAAAGGGCATTGTGTCAATGCTGGCTCTATTATCCCATTTCTCCTCAAACCAACCAGAAAGAACTATTATATTCAACTTtaacaataatgaagaatttgGATTACTTGGTGCAACtgttttcttgaaaaacCCTTGGTCAAAATTGGTTAAATATGTGCTAAATTTGGAAGGTACAGGTACAGGCGGAAAAAGTGTTCTCTTTAGAACTTCCAATACTTTAACAGCAAGTTTATATAAGAATTCCGTTAAAAATCAGCCGTTTGGTAACTCCATATTTCAACAGGGTTTCAATGAAAGGGTTATCAAAAGTGAGACTGACTACAAAGTTTATGAGGAATACGGATTAATTGGTTGGGACATTGCGTTTTATAAACCAAGAAGTTTGTATCACACAACCAGAGATAGCATCGCTTATACTTCTAGAGAAGCATTATGGCATATGTTACACACTTCATTACAGTTATCAGAATACCTCTGTGGTAGCGCTGCgtcttttgaagataattcAATGAAGTCTGCATCTTCTCCAGCAGTTTATTTCGATTTTGCTGgcctcttcttctttgtttgTGCTGCAAGCTCATTGTTCATTTGGAACTCCActattttaattatttttcCAGCTGCTCTTTGTATATTATACATCATTGCAAGTAAGAGACACACCTTAAAACCTTCGAGACTTATTCATTGGTGTAAACTTCCCatttctgtttttttttctgcaTTACTGGTGAAATATACTCAGCAAGTTATTTTAATATCGAACAGATATGTCATGTCAAGAGAATTTCTCTCCCCCCTTATTACTTTATCTACTGAATTCATTCTGgcaaattttgtttttctatCTATATTTGAGGCAATTTCCAAGGTTGATGATTTCAAGGATATTGTCATCTCAGAGCTGGCCGTTGTTTCGTGGATTTCATTGGCATTTGCTAATTATCATCTAAAGTTATCAGGGTATCTAGCAACAGATACATATCCTGCCACGATTGCCTATATAAGCCTCATGTCGTGTTTAATGgtcaaatatttggtaCTCGCCTTCAAACGCAAATCGTCACCAAAATATACTTCCAGATCTGACACCTCAACGTGCTACAATACATCGGCAAGCGCCAATGTGAGtcaagatgaaaattattATGAAGATTTGCCGGATTCACAAAATGCCGCTCGAAATGGTAGCcatgaagaagacgaaaGAGCACCCCTCTTGCATCAAACTGTATTAGAACCTTCCTCTGCGGCTGCTTCAATTACATCAGCCTCAAGATACGATGTCTACAGTTCAACCAATTACGAATGGCTCTTAcaatttataattttactACCATTCAGTACACTGATATTTCAAACCATTCTTGAAACATTATCAGCtataaatcaatcaatACAGGAATCAACCAACTCATTTGATTTAGTATCAAATACCCTTAACTGGACATCGATATCCTTACTGTCCTTCATAATATTACCATTTATTTTAAAGCTAAATAGATACTCCGTCACTCTTCTAATTACCATATGGACTATTGGATTAGGACGCTCCATCTTACTGGATAGCTTTACTTTTCAGTCACCTCTAAAAGTGCGTTTTGTGCAAAACCTGAATGGACAAGTGGAACTGACTGGCCCAATAGAGTATTTGGAAAAACTGatttttgatttaccaAGCTTCAAGAATAATATGAGCAATAAAATTCATTGTGAGCCCACAAATGACGATGTTACAATGGGTGTTTGTTCATATACAGGGGAAACCCCAAACTTAATTGATTACGAAGATAATACCAAAGACTTAGAAGTGATGTCCATTTCCGTTCTACATAATGACAGGGATAACGAAAATAGATCCAAATATGCACCAATTAATGCAGAATTGGAGATCAAAGTTCTAGACAACCGAGCTTGTACGatgtttttcaatagcTCTTTCAAGGAtaaagatttttctttggtgaAAAAAGTTACAATCTTTCACGATAATAACCAGACCAACAAATCTGATGAAACATTTAAATGGGCGAAAGGCATAAACGAATTACAGCTGCACAAATTGGACTTCActcaaaatcattatcGCGTAGGTATCCAGTGGTTTCCTAAAATTCTCgcagatattgaagaaacgAATGAAGATTTGATGAATGAGAGTGATGGTAACGATCCTTTGGGTGTTAATATAATATGTTATTGGGGTGAGTATGACTCAGAAGTACTCGTGAATGGCAGGGGTGTGAGGAAAATCCCTGCATACGATGAGCTACTTGCCTACTCGCCACTACATTTCTCATTTACAAATAAGGAAAAAGGATTAGTAATTGCGGAGGAATATATAGAAATATGA
- the KAFR0C00360 gene encoding uncharacterized protein (ancestral locus Anc_3.296): protein MEDLESLTTDILRACGSMALEMELSTTAINIFSRLLQKNPFDVEALLLLTSGYFETRNYIGVIHTLLGAVNSSESAIVNDFRIWKQLAVSYYKLRRCDDAIHAVDQALSLVQAHNEKEVALDRQQLYLLKCRISILEDSKTQNIEQLLRKFEDAIAEVQDSNTPYHVEILLSRAQLLKKHRRYQHCEDDLLSIIKILSSPPSRLQFKPQDILNKINYVCHLLVSINVLMNSTDEMNIANEPLHLQTWGTVLGQLQTALSSFQHTTSSSHKLKILMAQLRCLSNIDLQVTVEMLNNEVLVSSGQHCSSLYYMIARVLLKLDGKSNIYQAYECFQKALNLTPERPCLWISVASLYLRLGQLDDALSTYSQAVHLALSIDSGSDKLCNGHQDDSLKQHHKMCYNLFAAFGWFGISQVYTATGDFSQAIDAIGQAIKIFKIADDIRNINNLELVHSKLLIYEARRKRGNSAHTSNLTVTEKIRNKDSSVPPSIDYSSTAHLPMPSVASSSSMISSELSSVTDLKQNVDNLSNGGNLNRLSTVSSQVEYDYPDIPIELLIDFETYCDDNAFLIEGDVMKYKPIFSGTTNSHNREYTDTSRIKTNDIHFTLNYSSTIQAPPQTGGLLYQSHLDRLERQKASYPDYSSNSNTRSPFTHQNHPFTEQSNVQTKQTPYAGPFTFNPSHSLNHSSQQPIPPIVSNENTLSNNFNSHMQMEALNSTSIRAANYPQSNVHSHRTLASYHPQARPSHTQSRVIRAPQFNAGTAGLQNQAQSLDYTAGNMQNVSMGINYPGHVPLLPLNVNPSTNIPHNSYSYPEQRYIMEQKQQYYNNNP from the coding sequence atgGAAGATCTCGAAAGTTTAACGACCGATATTTTACGTGCATGTGGTTCAATGGCACTAGAAATGGAACTGAGTACAACCGCaattaatattttctcaAGACTTCTACAAAAAAATCCATTTGATGTAGAAGctttgttattattaaCAAGCGGTTACTTTGAAACCAGAAACTACATTGGAGTCATTCACACTTTACTCGGTGCTGTTAACTCATCAGAATCCGCCATTGTAAACGATTTTAGGATATGGAAGCAGCTGGCAGTGTCGTATTATAAGCTGCGTCGTTGTGATGATGCAATTCATGCTGTTGATCAAGCGCTCTCATTAGTTCAGGCACATAACGAAAAGGAAGTAGCATTAGATCGGCAGCAATTGTATTTGCTTAAGTGCAGAATTTCAATCCTAGAAGACTCAAAAacacaaaatattgaacAACTactaagaaaatttgaagatgcGATAGCCGAAGTTCAAGACTCAAATACGCCTTACCATGTGGAAATTTTGCTCTCCAGGGCTCAATTACTCAAGAAACATAGGAGATATCAGCATTGCGAGGATGACCTGCTATcgataataaaaatactTTCAAGTCCACCTAGCAGATTACAATTTAAACCCCAGGACATTctgaataaaattaattatGTTTGTCATCTACTTGTCTCAATCAATGTGCTTATGAATTCGACTGACGAAATGAACATTGCTAATGAACCATTACACCTTCAGACTTGGGGAACTGTTTTAGGTCAATTACAAACGGCATTGTCATCTTTCCAGCATACTACATCTTCTAGCcataaattaaaaatattaatggCACAACTTAGGTGTCTAAGTAATATTGATCTACAAGTTACAGTCGAAATGTTAAATAACGAAGTCCTAGTATCTTCGGGACAGCATTGTTCATCATTATACTATATGATTGCTCGAGTACTTTTAAAACTCGATGGTAAAAGCAATATTTACCAGGCTTACGAATGCTTTCAAAAAGCATTGAATCTTACTCCTGAAAGGCCATGCCTGTGGATTTCGGTTGCTTCTTTATACTTGCGCCTAGGCCAGCTTGATGATGCACTGTCAACCTATTCTCAAGCAGTACATCTGGCATTGTCGATTGATTCTGGCTCGGATAAGCTATGTAACGGACATCAGGATGATTCACTAAAACAACATCATAAAATGTGCTATAATCTTTTCGCTGCATTCGGTTGGTTTGGAATATCACAAGTGTACACTGCCACAGGTGATTTTTCCCAAGCTATAGACGCAATAGGTCAGGCCATAAAGATTTTTAAAATAGCCGATGATATTCGAAATATTAATAACCTCGAGTTAGTACATTCAAAGCTATTGATATATGAGGCACGGAGAAAACGTGGAAACTCAGCTCACACAAGCAACCTTACCGTAACAGAGAAAATCAGAAATAAAGATTCCAGTGTTCCACCAAGCATCGATTATTCTTCCACCGCGCACTTACCTATGCCTTCTGTAgcatcgtcatcatcaatgATTTCTTCTGAACTCTCATCTGTTACGGACTTGAAACAAAATGTAGACAATCTTTCGAATGGAGGGAACTTGAACAGACTCAGCACAGTAAGTTCACAAGTGGAGTATGACTATCCAGATATTCCTATTGAATTGTTAATAGACTTTGAGACATATTGTGATGACAATGCGTTTTTGATAGAGGGAGATGTTATGAAATACAAACCGATCTTCAGTGGAACCACTAACTCCCATAATAGAGAATATACTGATACTTCGAGAATAAAAACAAATGATATCCACTTTACTCTAAATTACTCTTCGACAATACAAGCACCGCCTCAAACTGGCGGTCTGCTTTATCAGTCACATCTTGATCGACTAGAGCGTCAAAAGGCTTCGTATCCTGATTATAGTTCAAACTCTAATACAAGATCACCATTCACCCATCAAAACCATCCCTTCACAGAACAGTCTAATGTGCAAACGAAGCAAACACCATATGCTGGTCCTTTCACTTTTAACCCATCTCATAGCTTGAACCATTCTTCTCAACAACCTATACCCCCAATTGTTTCAAACGAAAATACGTTATCGAACAACTTTAATTCCCATATGCAGATGGAAGCATTAAACTCCACATCTATTCGGGCTGCAAATTATCCTCAAAGCAATGTACATTCACATAGAACACTAGCATCTTACCATCCTCAGGCACGGCCGTCGCATACTCAATCTCGAGTAATCAGAGCTCCTCAGTTCAATGCAGGAACTGCAGGTCTACAAAATCAAGCACAGAGCCTTGATTATACTGCGGGTAATATGCAAAACGTCTCAATGGGAATAAACTACCCAGGCCATGTACCATTATTACCGTTAAATGTAAATCCTTCGACAAATATCCCTCACAATTCATATTCATATCCGGAACAAAGATATATCATGGAGCAAAAGCAGCAGTATTATAACAATAATCCTTAA
- the KAFR0C00400 gene encoding amino acid permease codes for MVNDKDSIRTKDINFNETSNSTAVDLGGEGRASGVFHRFIDSFKPPVEDEKSDLEEMSMESTDRHLKKAMKSRHVIMMTLGTGVGTGLLVANAKGLSYGGPGALVIGYILVSFVTYFMIQAAGEMAVTYPTLPGSFNTYTSTFISKPVGFATVWLFLIQWLTVLPLELITGTMTIQYWNDSINADVWIVIFYVFLLCVHVFGVKAYGELEFIFNTCKILFIGGFIIFSIVVNAGGAGTDGYIGAKYWKNPGSFASSTSAGRFKDVCYVLVTAYFSYGGTELYVLSVNEQANPRRSTPKAAKQSIYRILIIYLLTMILIGFNVPHDNDQLMGAGGSSTHASPYVLAASIHGVKVVPHIINAVILICVTSMGNSSLYAAQRLFASLAEQGYAPKCLAYIDREGRPIIALAACAVVGVIAFAAASSQEEQVFTWLAAIAALSELFTWSTILLSHIRFRMAMKVQGKDLNELGYKALTGVWGSMWGFGFCVLVFIAQFWVALSPPGGTISAEGFFESYLAFPLWLFFYFAYMLWKRDFTFLTKLEDIDLDAHRRIYDPEFLRQEDEERKEKIRNSSFWIKMKYFWC; via the coding sequence ATGGTAAATGATAAAGATTCAATTCGTACAAAAGatataaatttcaatgaaacgTCGAATTCCACTGCTGTGGATCTCGGTGGTGAAGGACGTGCTTCTGGTGTTTTCCATAGATTTATAGATTCTTTCAAACCTCCTGTAGAAGATGAGAAAAGTGACCTAGAGGAAATGTCAATGGAATCTACAGATCGTCATTTAAAAAAAGCCATGAAATCAAGACATGTCATTATGATGACCCTGGGTACAGGTGTCGGTACCGGTTTATTAGTGGCTAATGCTAAGGGTCTTTCTTATGGTGGTCCAGGTGCTTTAGTCATAGGTTATATCCTAGTTTCCTTCGTTACATATTTCATGATTCAGGCTGCGGGTGAAATGGCTGTTACTTATCCAACTTTACCTGGTTCTTTCAACACTTACACTTCCACTTTCATTTCTAAACCTGTAGGATTCGCTACAGTTTGGTTATTCCTTATTCAATGGTTGACTGTCCTACCTTTAGAGTTAATTACCGGTACAATGACAATTCAATATTGGAATGACTCAATTAATGCGGACGTATGGATCGTCATTTTCTACGTATTTTTACTCTGTGTTCATGTCTTTGGTGTTAAAGCTTACGGCGAATTagaattcattttcaatacgTGCAAAATCCTCTTCATTGGTGgttttatcatcttctcCATTGTTGTCAATGCTGGTGGTGCCGGTACTGATGGTTACATTGGTGCTAAATACTGGAAAAATCCAGGTTCTTTTGCCTCAAGTACTAGTGCCGGTAGATTTAAAGATGTCTGTTATGTTTTAGTTACAGCTTATTTCTCATATGGTGGTACTGAATTATACGTTTTATCCGTTAATGAACAAGCAAATCCAAGAAGATCTACTCCAAAGGCTGCAAAACAATCAATTTATCGTATCTTAATCATTTACCTTCTAACAATGATTCTTATCGGTTTCAACGTTCCACATGACAATGATCAATTAATGGGTGCAGGTGGTTCCTCTACTCATGCTTCTCCTTACGTCTTAGCAGCTTCTATTCATGGTGTCAAAGTTGTCCCTCATATCATTAACGCAGTCATCTTAATTTGTGTTACTTCAATGGGTAACTCCTCATTATACGCAGCTCAAAGACTTTTCGCTTCTTTAGCTGAACAAGGTTACGCACCAAAATGTTTAGCTTATATCGACAGAGAAGGTAGACCAATTATAGCCCTAGCAGCATGTGCTGTCGTGGGTGTCATCGCATTTGCTGCTGCCTCTTCCCAAGAAGAACAAGTTTTCACTTGGTTAGCAGCCATTGCTGCTCTTTCTGAATTATTCACATGGTCAACTATCTTATTATCCCATATCAGATTTAGAATGGCAATGAAAGTTCAAGGtaaagatttaaatgaaCTGGGTTACAAGGCACTCACAGGTGTCTGGGGCTCCATGTGGGGTTTCGGTTTCTGTGTCTTGGTTTTCATCGCACAATTCTGGGTCGCTTTATCTCCACCAGGTGGTACCATCTCTGCTGAAggtttctttgaaagttaTTTAGCTTTCCCATTATGGTTATTCTTCTATTTTGCTTATATGCTTTGGAAAAGAGATTTCACTTTCTTAACtaaattagaagatatCGATTTAGATGCACACAGAAGAATATATGATCCTGAATTCTTAAGAcaagaagacgaagaaagaaaagaaaagattagaaATTCGTCATTCTGGATTAAAATGAAGTATTTCTGGTGTTAA
- the RDH54 gene encoding DNA-dependent ATPase RDH54 (similar to Saccharomyces cerevisiae RDH54 (YBR073W); ancestral locus Anc_3.292), whose translation MNLPKYENKPFKPPRKLGTNVNEKRVRSTVVKEQSPKKKLNISTTNKKYFTTMYRKQTSKKHKTWENDGYAILTKTKLSLYNDNGKFISSVTVQGIENSIEDTIIKIGSLEFQLDHLISDSEELASFHELIQPSKSSQTASSEIPSQPKKIKRSTIPITKLFQSNNLSTKKSKKSVTTNLANSTASMRFKPIFDVSTIETPIIMNKSPRAQVDVIVDPKISKILRPHQVEGVKFMYDCIFHLDRSSSVESNEKNLVLNENFDLNGCILADEMGLGKTLMTISLIWTLLKQTPYPQPENCSQNGITLVGHVKKIIIVCPVTLIMNWRNEFAKWLNLNKIGILILKSSNSTDMDKNAIKNFLKIQNIYQVLILGYEKVLSVSQELISLSSNIDLIVCDEGHRLKNTNSKVLNILKELNVKSKILLSGTPIQNDLIEFFTIIDFINPDIIGSFNQFKKNYIVPITKARDVKNKFNENVIETGEIKSQELIDLTSKFILRRTNAILNKYLPPRTDIILFCKPTKEQLTSFDNILLGSNLNFQSLLNNSTSSLALITLFKKICNSPSLANSDPYYNKLSSKDHKQMPRSVSTNSGKLKVLVSLVNSIKKMNNPMEKIVIVSNYTQTLDLIEGLISSLALTFVRLDGSTPVKQRNSIVSSFNNDQNVNVFLLSAKSGGVGLNLIGGSRLILFDNDWNPSVDLQAMSRIHRDGQKKHCFIYRLITTGCIDEKILQRQLMKNNLSLKFLDNDTNNNSNNNNDDLFDKADLKDLFTVVKNSNSNTHDLICSCKGDGRTITFDEEDDNKASEDMHRLGTWNSASNAQRIIDSIDTEKMKQKSKFIKKCLLDYRHINPVETNEFYDDAIHNNLEELRNYISFAFVKIGTNSSI comes from the coding sequence ATGAACCTGCCGAAGTATGAGAATAAACCTTTCAAACCCCCAAGAAAACTGGGTACCAATGTAAACGAGAAACGTGTACGTTCAACAGTAGTTAAAGAACAGTCTCCTAAGAAGAAACTGAATATCTCAACAACGAACAAGAAATACTTCACTACAATGTACAGAAAACAAACTTCAAAGAAACATAAGACGTGGGAAAATGACGGTTATGCCATCTTGACTAAAACAAAGTTATCACTTTATAATGACAATGGGAAATTTATATCAAGTGTGACAGTTCAaggtattgaaaattcaatagaggatacaataataaaaataggCTCATTAGAATTCCAATTGGATCATCTCATCAGTGATTCTGAAGAATTAGCATCTTTCCATGAATTGATTCAACCATCCAAATCCAGTCAAACAGCTTCAAGTGAGATACCGTCGCAgccaaagaaaattaaacGATCTACTATTCCAATTACTAAACTCTTTCAAAGTAATAATTTATCTACCAAAAAATCGAAGAAGAGTGTAACAACAAATTTAGCTAACTCGACCGCTTCAATGCGTTTCAAACCAATCTTTGATGTATCAACAATTGAAACACCCATCATAATGAATAAATCTCCTAGGGCACAGGTTGACGTAATAGTagatccaaaaatttctaaaatattGAGGCCGCATCAAGTAGAAGGAGTCAAATTTATGTACGACTGTATCTTCCATTTAGATAGATCATCCTCGGTTGAATCTAACGAGAAAAACCTTGtcttgaatgaaaattttgatttaaatgGCTGTATACTGGCGGATGAGATGGGTCTCGGTAAAACTTTAATGACAATAAGTTTGATATGGACCCTATTGAAACAAACACCATATCCACAACCTGAGAATTGCTCGCAGAATGGAATTACATTGGTTGGCCatgttaaaaaaattataattgTTTGTCCTGTCACCTTGATAATGAATTGGAGAAATGAATTTGCTAAGTGGctaaatttaaataagaTCGGAATTCTTATActaaaatcatcaaattcaacTGATATGGATAAGAATgcaatcaaaaatttcctaaaaattcaaaatatctaTCAAGTTCTCATACTTGGTTATGAAAAAGTACTATCTGTCTCTCAAGAGTTGATATCGTTAAGCTCtaatattgatttaatAGTCTGTGACGAAGGTCACAGGCTTAAAAAcacaaattcaaaagttttaaACATCTTAAAGGAGTTAAATGTTAAAAGTAAAATCTTATTATCGGGCACTCCAATACAAAACGATTTGATAGAGTTCTTCAcaataattgattttattaatcCGGATATTATAGGTAGcttcaatcaattcaaaaaaaactACATCGTACCAATTACTAAAGCAAGAGAtgtaaaaaataaattcaatgaaaatgtcaTCGAAACAGGTGAAATAAAATCACAagaattaattgatttgacGTCAAAGTTTATTTTAAGAAGAACAAATGCAATCCTGAATAAATACCTCCCCCCACGGACCGATATCATCCTCTTTTGCAAGCCTACCAAAGAGCAGTTAACTTCATTTGACAATATTCTTCTTGGTtctaatttgaatttccaATCgcttttgaataattcgACAAGTTCGTTGGCTCTAATAactttattcaaaaagatcTGTAATTCACCCTCATTAGCTAATTCCGACCCTTACTACAACAAATTAAGTTCTAAAGACCATAAGCAAATGCCAAGAAGCGTTTCAACCAACTCTGGTAAGTTAAAAGTGTTAGTATCTTTAGTGAACtcaatcaaaaaaatgaataatcCAATGGAGAAGATCGTTATTGTATCAAACTATACGCAGACATTAGACCTAATTGAAGGATTGATAAGTTCACTTGCCTTGACCTTTGTACGCCTTGATGGATCTACACCTGTGAAACAAAGAAACTCGATTGTGTCATCCTTTAACAATGACCAAAATGTCAACGTGTTTCTACTAAGTGCTAAATCCGGTGGTGTTGgtttaaatttgattggTGGTTCTAGGTTGATTTTGTTCGACAACGATTGGAATCCATCAGTTGATCTTCAAGCTATGTCACGAATTCATAGAGATggccaaaaaaaacattGCTTCATCTATAGATTAATTACAACTGGTTgtattgatgaaaaaatctTACAAAGACAactgatgaaaaataatctCAGTCTGAAATTCTTAGACAATGATACAAACAATAACAGCAACAATAACAATGACGATCTGTTCGATAAAGCTGATCTGAAAGACTTATTTACAGTTGTCAAAAACTCTAACTCCAATACCCACGACTTGATTTGTTCTTGTAAAGGTGATGGCCGAACAATAACTTttgatgaggaagatgacAATAAAGCCTCCGAAGATATGCATAGATTGGGTACTTGGAACAGTGCCTCTAACGCCCAAAGAATAATAGACTCTATTGACACAGAGAAAATGAAGcagaaatcaaaattcaTCAAGAAATGCCTTCTTGATTATAGGCACATAAATCCTGTCGAAACGAACGAATTCTACGATGATGCCATCCATAATAATCTCGAGGAATTGCGAAACTACATTTCATTTGCTTTTGTCAAGATTGGGACTAATTCATCTATTTAA
- the ECM8 gene encoding Ecm8p (similar to Saccharomyces cerevisiae ECM8 (YBR076W); ancestral locus Anc_3.297), translating into MVIYSYTFVPDHRIASDDLNCWIDDTTPFVPLQKALAAEHSSRPHSVPSSRISSTTASLCRVFNDCTNISNSNSNSNASTIHKRKFSLKADEKALSQSIFKLFNEKSMICKHEKDQGKSLFIPPRSFQHHIIPKWLKENYSTGGFELFRDMNSSDSPCDTITMENIDWISYRYLRKTQDSETKEVLCRFCVGKNWLDFRFYFKHLLFSHGIITKLKDPNEPMQKTLFFQQSSWDTVIIFELLPLPDLFYSFKFNTGNRRTHVKCPSCYMWIRLGWCEYDEILDLSASNDVDFFKTINLLRDDKIKDEKAEYEKFTLTQKRDRSLIDGFYENYFKHYVECNEIDLNSLYVDVT; encoded by the coding sequence ATGGTTATCTATTCGTATACCTTTGTACCTGATCATAGGATTGCTAGTGACGACTTAAATTGCTGGATAGATGATACAACGCCATTTGTGCCTTTGCAAAAAGCATTAGCAGCAGAACACAGTTCGCGCCCACATTCAGTACCCAGTTCCAGAATATCTTCTACAACAGCTTCATTATGTAGAGTTTTTAATGACTGCACCAATATTTCGAACTCTAATTCCAACTCTAATGCCAGTACGATACataagagaaaattttcattgaaagctGATGAAAAGGCTTTGAGCCAGTCAATATTTAAGCTTTTCAACGAAAAGTCTATGATATGTAAACACGAAAAGGATCAAGGCAAATCTCTTTTCATTCCACCCAGAAGTTTTCAGCACCATATTATACCAAAGTGGTTGAAAGAAAACTACAGCACAGGCGGTTTCGAGCTTTTTAGGGACATGAACTCCTCTGACTCTCCATGTGATACCATAACaatggaaaatattgattgGATTTCATATAGGTATCTTAGAAAAACACAAGATAGTGAAACGAAAGAAGTGTTGTGCAGATTTTGTGTGGGAAAAAATTGGCTTGACTTTCGGTTCTACTTCAAACATTTGCTTTTCTCACATGGCATAAtaacaaaattgaaagatccGAATGAACCGATGCAGAAGACACTCTTCTTTCAACAATCCTCATGGGATActgtaataatttttgaattgcTACCATTACCGGATCTTTTCTACTCTTTTAAGTTCAATACTGGCAATAGAAGGACCCATGTGAAGTGCCCCAGTTGCTATATGTGGATTCGATTAGGATGGTGTGAATATGATGAAATCTTGGATCTTTCAGCCTCAAATGATGTTGACTTTTTCAAGACGATAAACTTACTTCGAGATGACAAgattaaagatgaaaaagcagaatatgaaaaattcaccTTAACTCAAAAACGCGATAGAAGTCTGATTGATGGGTTttatgaaaattatttcaagcATTATGTTGAGtgtaatgaaattgatttgaaCTCACTGTATGTCGATGttacttga